The Haematobia irritans isolate KBUSLIRL chromosome 1, ASM5000362v1, whole genome shotgun sequence DNA segment tgacaaaattttgtatagaaataaaattttgacaaaattttgtatagaaataaaatgttgacaaaattttctacagaaataaattttttacaaaattttctatagaaataaacttttgacaaacatttctatagaaataaacttttgacaaaactttctatagaaatgaaattttaacaaagctttctaaagtaataaaatttgacaaaattttctatggaaataaagttttggtagattacaaaaattttctatagaaataaaattttgacaaaattttctatggaaataaaattttgacaaacatttgtatagaaataaacttttgacaaaactttctatagaaatgaaattttgacaaaactttctatagtaataaaatttgacaaaattttctatggaaataaagttttggtagattatttttggcgatatggaccaatttttgtgtaataagtcatcggctatatataactaaagaccgatatggaccaatttttacatggctgttagaggccatatattgacaaaatgtaccaaatttcagccgtatcggatgaattttgctcttccaagaggctccggaggtcaaatctggggatcggtttatatgggggctatatataattatgaaccgatatggaccaatttttgcatggttattagaggccgtaaactaacatcaggtaccaaatttcaaccggatcggatgaattttgcccctccaagaggctccggaggtcaaatctggggatcggtttatatgggggctatatataattatagagacacatactaacaccatgtaccaaatttcagccggatcggatgaaatttgcttctcttagagcaatcgcaagccaaatttgggggtccgtttatatgggggctatacgtaaaagtggaccgatatggaccaatttttgcattgttgttagggaccatatactaacaccatgtaccaaattttagccggatcggatgaaacttgcttcacttagagcaatcgcaagccaaatttgggggtccgtttatatgggggctatacgtaaaagtggaccgatatggcacttaatataataataatgacattttatttaaaagaaaaagtaaataaaaaaaattaattaaatttaggaaacgattcttgaaaatttgcgtcctccTTTtatgtcgtatgtctttgaactaagaaaAGTTTTCCTGAGAGTATAGAACAATATTTTTCATTcggaaaatcgtctttaaatttactcatacagtggcgtgcagaaatgagtacataaataatttttttcatttctaaacgaataaaataagcagtaataaagaaactcaaaataattttatttttcctttattccttcttcaattctaaataaaacaacaaaaaaacgcaaaacaaaaagtaaagaattcagagagataaatgaacataacaaaaaaactcGCATGTACTCAACTTTGCACTTTTCTATACCGGTGTCAGTTGGAACATTTTTTAGTACTTGGTCCATAACCCTtttttttaataccatatttATACGTTTTGGCATACTTTCAACCAATTCCTTTATAATTTCATCTGGTATATTCTCCCACTCAAGCTGTACCCGTTCCCACAGGTCTTCCAATTTTGATGGAGCTGATTTGTACAATCCCAGCCGTCTTCCCACGATTGACTATAAATTCTCAATCGGGTTGAGATCGGGACTTTGCGCTGGTCAATTCATCACTTGAAATTTTTGCTCAAATAgccattttttcactatttttcacaacatttttgaaaaaaaaaaatagtgaaggtatcataaaaaatacagtgcgcattaaactatgtttttatttagaaataaacacTTTGATTTAAGTAGAAAATAGAGACATTTCTACATTACAcagttttttaccaacattatttaactttaaatttttaattttttgaatttttggtcaaattttgactgcagattactcaAAAGTACTACAAATTTTccggaaaatatatttttttaaaatcgcgttatgaagttttaaatgcaacagaaatttcatagaattcgatcaaaattttaagatgtaagattttttgtatctgaaaagatttcatttaaattttaagtctggagattttgtagaagtcaaaaCAAatgttgaactattttgtgggagacacgaatggttataaatgtttataattcatttgtgtatatttgttttccatttttaattgctttcaaggagccatcgtggtgcaatggttaccatgcccgccttgcatacacagggtcgtgggtagaAATCCAGTCTCGACCaaacattaaaaagtttatgctGGCAACATTTCTGAGTATTACTGCAgtgtggactcggctataaaaaggataaggataaatgataagaaagaagttcaccacaatggactgaatagtctaagtgagcctgaaatatcgggctgtctctgcacataacctaacctagttcatttaactaacctacccaaaaaaaatattaaagtcaaggaaactttctcaaaacataataatttcataaactaaactagaattaaattggctttagtgccatatagggttcacattttttgagtgtatcgaaatgtagatctataaagtgatgCACGGTATAATACTCGTATAGTCGGCGCGCCCGAAACTCCCAACAAATGTCaagtacatacacagaaaaaaatatcataaaaatttttccaattgaattgttaattgagttttaaaagagtattcaattaaataattaatagaatcaataaaattaatagaatcaacaaaaatcaatcacgaaaattttttatatcaattatttttttgctgattgatactatcatttctgtgattgaagacatttcaattaaaaattaattggatcaattaatttcgcgattgaagacaaaaaatatatttttgtgtgtataatagTATcataaataacaggttggctgataagtccccggtctaacaaagaaaaacacattttttttttgtcaaaattcgtttttattattcaacatagttcccttcaagagcgatacaacgattatgacgacttttcaattttttgataccattttggtagtactctttcggttttgcctcaaaataggcctcagtttcggcgatcacctgttcattgcagtcaaattttttccctgcgagcatccttttgagatctgagaacaagaaaaagtcgagggaaaaactcgggtgtattacgagttaacagctgcaaacaccgctcagaacaatcaacacgttgttgtttttggtcaaatgtgagctcgcgcggcacccattttgcacagagcttccgcatatccaaatattgatgaatgatatgaccaacacgttcctttgatatctttgaggcatctgctatctcgatcaacttcattttacggtcattcaaaatcattttgtggatttttttgatgttttcgtcggtgttcaacgtcctccgtgctcatttcaccacgcttgaattttgcataccaatcaattattgttgatttccctgggggcagagtccggaaactcattatcaagccaattttttgcttccaccatattttttcccttcagaaaacagtattttatcaaaacacgaaattccttcttttccatttttgtcccaataacaaaagttgcttcacaaagacgctctatctcacagactaattgacttacagatgtcaaattttgacacgaatcatttgaagattggtactatataaaaaaaacgcatttaatactaggttaggttaggttaggtggcagcacgatgtatcaggctcacttagactattcagtccattgtgataccacattggtgaactctcccttatcactgagtgctgcccgattccatgttaagcttaatgacaagggacctactttttatagccgagtccgaactgcgttccacattgcagtgaaaccacttagagaagctttgaaaccctcagaaatgtcaccagcattactgaggtgggataatccaccgctgaaaaactttttggtgttcggtcgaaacaggaatcgaacccacgaccttgtgtatgcaaggcgggcatgctaaccattgcaccacggtggctcgccatctatgtgtcagaccggggacttatcagccaacctgttattgtccTACAAAGTGCTGAAgacttaatataatataataatataatattaatataataatattcaaATTTGAACACTGTGCAACTCTTCTAGACTTTAAATTACCTGAATTGCTAACGGTTAGGCTTCTGCGGTATTTTTGTGGTTGCTATTATTGTTATGGTGGCACAGTTTCCGCCCTTTTTTGTTGTGAGCCATAAAGAGGCCAACAAAGATTGAAAGTGTATCAATGAACAATGGCTGTTCAACATGAATGAGATGAGTTTAGAAAAAAGGACATCACTGTTCGTATATCCTTTTCGGTGGTGGTTGGGAGTGGTTAGTTAGTCTGAGCGAGATGGCTAAACAAAATGGAGTTTATGAAAGGAATAAGATTTTTAATGACTGACTGAAAGATCCCTTAAATACGTGGAACATTTACAGAATTGGCACAATGCAAATTTAGCATTTACCGCAAAAGGATCTATCGCATTGAAGAGAATAATAAAACATGAGTGATTTTAGtatagaatatattttaaatagagCTGGAGAAAAATATGATGGTACCAATGGTTCTGTGGGTGTGATGAAACGAGAGCATCGTCAACGTTACCATCCATATGTTGGGGCCATTAATGGTCAAGATCAGAAAATGGAATTATTGCAACGAttgcaacaacaccaacaacaactacAGGAACAGGGTCAACATGATCAACATCAGTTCCAATGTTCCCCGCAAAATGCATTTATGGAACAAATACCGGTTTTGGATTGGTTACAATACACCCGCTATCATCCTCCAAAATTGCAAAGTAAGTTACAATGACATCTTAAAAAGCTccgatagaaaacattgtcgctaaaattgggacaatgaaatttaaaaaaaaagtaaaacagtGAAATCACGAAACATTATTTACTATTAATGAACATGTTCATGGCCTTAATGTAATGTTAcattatatttatgaaaatcaTCATTTgcttattttaaatgaaattttctttgtgtggcgaattttaaaattctaatcattttcttaacttttttctCTATTTCTCAAAAGGAACCCTACGCCAAGGACCTGCCAAACGTACTCCTGGTCGCCTACCCCGTATACCTTTTACACCCACTCAATTGCAAGCTTTGGAAAGTGCTTACAAAGCTTCGAATTATTTGAGTGCCGAAGATGCCAATAAACTTGCCGATTCATTGGAATTGACCAATACCCGCGTTAAGATTTGGTTTCAAAATCGTCGTGCCCGTGAGCGCCGAGATCGTCGAGAAAAAGAAGAATCCTACGATTCCACTCTATCATCGAATGCTTCTAGCCCTGAACCTGATGATATTATTGATATTGTCTGATTGATCAGCATATGGATTAAAAATCTATATTGTTATagtgtttttgttaaaattttttttgtaaatatgttaataattaaaaatatatgcatatgtaaatttTCCCCTATGTTTAAATAGCTTATAAGAAGATATGTTTATTTTAAACACACGAAGccttataaacaaaaatattaaaaaaaaaaaaaacaaaaataaaacacaatttttcctAATTGCTTagctttattttctttagatagcATTACATCAAAAAATTTCAGGGTAACATTCACGATGTTTAAgggttcacagaaaaaaatatcaccaaaatatttccaatcaaaaagttgattaaagttgaacatttttaattaatcaattaattgatacaattaactttttaatgaaactaAGTCTaaggtttttagttttttttttttttttttttaaattttaacttaaaaaaacatttcatactatccattttttaatcaaactaaacacACTAACACCCATTttgatgaagctccgttagctaacgaacttttaaaccgtagtaTGGAGATatttgtcatcttgcctatattttttatatgccagttaggaacttaactacttaatatttttcagttaaagttaactggagagtaTATATTAgatgtgtgcacgtgagtaatattttgctcacgctcacgcgcactcacgacggagaaatcttattcacgcacactcacgcacgatattttttggtaggactcacgctcacgaaaagaaaatttgtaatcaCGCactaaaatcttttaaatgtagtgactcacgaaaaatgtcgtgactcatgaataattttatgagtaatttacctatagaacctgactgaaaacatgagtatggttaaaatcgagtgcgttataaaacCCTTACcccctaggatgtcactaaaattataaatgaattcaactcgtaaccaTTTTATGATcttaagcgggattattttcgtgagcgtgtttcgtTATtcgcgcacactcacgaagatattattttcgtgactcactctCACGcatgacatttggttggttaatcacgcacactcacactcacgccgttgccgtcagcgtgactgACTACTCACgcatgagtcacgaaaattttcgtgagtcacgacaatttcgtgtcacgtgctcaCCTCTAGTAGATatttcaattctactctctgttaataggcagttaaagcctaacagagctacatgaaaatggccgtaagtcagttaagaaagtaattgaaaatagttaagtttttaatgcaaaaattaattgaggtttgaaatcaatatcaattaaatttttaattgaatcaattaaaaaaattaattgaaatttgctaatgaaatcaattaattttttcatgaagTATTTTCTtattgtccaattaaaactgtgattgatactatctttttcgtgattgaagacatttcaattaaaaaacaagtgagtaaagtagaaagtcgggcggggccgactatatcataccctaaaccacccctactgaattagtaaacataagcatttgtggagtatcattggtataggttttggagtatcattgatataggttttggagaacataaaggggggtacatgtttatgggtgtcttgtcacaatctgagcagaaatgtctaatattaggagctatagtttgttttgcaccaaaagagttactatgccactaatattgagtccattattaaacaagtaagtaaagtagaaagtcgggcggggccgactatatgataccctaaaccaccattacagaatcagtaatcataagcatttgaggggtaacatataggtctgggagataaaccgcagttgcatatttaagaaaattaaggggtacatgtctatgggtgctttgtgtcaatctgactatagctcatagtcaatgttgccacggaaaatgttcggtttaccctacaaggacaaaaaaagttccctgctttcccatacattcccaaacaattttccctactatatttttcgttaaatttaaaaaattttacaaaacaaaaatggttctaagtactttattatcttaaaacatgaatatgcaacgtatataacatagaatataaatttgtattaccaccacggttgccacagttggtagaattctacccaaatagtAATCTTttgtgttaaatctctataaaaataaaattttggaaaaagtttctataaacaaatttttgtgagaaatttttctatagaaataaaattttgacaataaattctatagaaataaaattttgagaaaaaaatccacagagataaaattttgagaaaattttttatagaaataatattttgaaaaaaaattctatagaaatacaattttgacaaaatgttttatagaaataaaacgttgacaaaattctctactggaataaagtttaccacacattgttaaagatcaagccttgccggcttctaatttcctcctctagacccaccaaaatgtaaaaattattacaaattgtgttgagtgaaaatgtcctacattgtggtcctACGTCCCtacgacgctaaatattagaaaaaccctacatatagggaatttcccctacttctagcaacactggctgtgttgatattgcgcctacggagttagtatgccactaatattgagcccattattaaaaaagagaaaatcgttaaattagtgtgggtaataaatacaaatttgtaaaaatcgagcaatattcttatgtaagagctacaagtacgtataagtacgatcggctagtgcatcaaaatttgaaatttgagtaacattggttaataaataagagtgctatgaccaaattttgggaaaatggagcgatgcatatatatggaagctatatctaaatctgaaccaatttgcataatattttgcgggtttgattaataccacaaaaggttaccttgtgcaagatttgagtaaaatcgtttaagaaatgaggcctgtatggtcaaacataaggttattaggggcgaatttttcaaaatcgggtgatacatatatgggagctatgatttttttgcacatatagttagtgctatagaagattatatttagccaacttttagtaagatcggttgataaataaaggttttgtggccaaatttgggaaaatcgggcaaaacatattatatgagagttatatcaaaatctgaaccgatttggatgaaattttgcagacttgaagggcgatggaaaagattactctttgccaaatttggtgacgatccgtttgaaaaaaaaacgcgcaacgtgaccccatttgtcgaaatcgggcgatacatatatatggcagctatatctaaatttgatccgatttctttcaaattcaatagcgttcgttcttgtgccaaaaaaactccctgtaccaaatttcatcaaaatcggttaataattgcgaacaacaaatacatggacagacggacggacggacaccaagcgctagatcgactcaggaggtgattctgagttgatcggtatatattttatggggtctaaaatcaatatttctggtaggcacattttttggccgatcaaacttattataccctgaccactatgtggtttagggtataaaaagaggaaatcggtcaatttgttgggggtaataaatccaaatttctgcaaatagggcaatagatttatgcaAGAGCTGcaagtaagtctaaatacgatcagctggtacatcaaaatttgaaatttgaataacatacacacaaaaaaataaaataataatttgtacataaatttgtacatttttataaatttatggactttttcataaaaaatatgtacacttacataatatattattttcgtaaatacttgttttgaaattatgctttttttaataatatatatggacggtttcataaaatcaatgaaactttacttaatatatcaaaaaatacagggtttctcttagcgtgagttactctcatatgtaacaatacaagcatataatacgagagaaaaaaaacgaaacataacgttgtgaaggcaacacgtgtgtttgagtttttcagtacagtttgagtcgccgtcgcgatccgaagaattttttattgctgtaaaaaattgacaaaaaaaaaacaatatttaatggaagcattggttctcataagtaatataaaatattataaaattatgttctttactGGTTGGACTATAATGCGGTTTTTAGTAAatgggttcatacattttgaccaattatgcaggcattaagaATCAGAGGAAAAATCTTAAGGAAAGGTTACATGTATTGCATgacgtttttaatatatattatggaaaagtacatatttttcaatgacgaaaaatatgtatacttcatttataatattaaaaactccattcatattatgtatacattcgtagccaatgaaaacctgtatttttttattttatgaattattttcatataatttatgaatcctgtttaagttcaaattcgtaaggtcaaaatttattcgttagatggggacttaaaatcttgtaaaatgacaatttccccctcgttagaaaatgtaccctaagctctggatgcagctctgtgctttcagcacaattcgttacatttttctaacgagTCGCGCCATCACTGTCTTGCGGCATCTAAGcttttgttattattcgttACTGGATTACGTCGGTCCAACGATTGTTTTgtaaaaggtaaattaatctcccaaaaaattcaataaaattacgttttattgaaacattattgaaaagaaaaactaaatccttgtgcttttatttattttatttctcggtgctACGCATTCATTGGTCCAATCGAGCCGGATACTTGCTTACAGCAATTAATAaagggttttctttttcttttccaaAGGAAAGTGCTCATCATTgtgaagcaacaacaaaaagcaGCCACTTTGCAGCCATATTTGTGAaggatttatattgaaaatttatttaaataattatttatcaaCACACAGGTGCGTATGtcagtgttttattaaaataattgagcaaATCGCgagtgttttaaatttaaaccgcgGTCGTTTTACaacattgattcaattatttcgttttgccgacggcaaattgcatttctaaaAACACACATTCGTTGCTACATACGTACGCACATTTCTTTCGTTTGTTTGATTTCGTTTTGTTAAATGATATTCAAGTGAAagaataatcaaaataaaaagtgaaaaatctattgtatatattggtgttgtgtggtgaatttaaacgttgacagtgcttatttacttcaaaacattatttgcaaTTACGTTGCCTTTaacttgaagtaaataaaacaataacaaaatacacgCAGACTCCAAAGGCTCTGTTGGTCGTATTACTATTGTAAACAAACATCAATCGTCACTGCAGTCAACGTTTGAATTACATACCTACGTATGATCAGTGATACACAcacgtatatacatacatatttttttgagcTGTGTTTCTTTGGTTTATTTGTTAACCCTCACGGGGCCGCGAGTCGTaaatattttgaggaaaattataaaaatttttttgaaattgagtTTTTTGGGTTTTCGTGTTGTATGACCCATTAGCGTTACGCGCATTAGTAAAAATTATCGGTTTGGTCACTGTGCACCCTACAGGCGGTCCGGTACgatcgtataatttttattttatcatatatattacgtatatatttttatttctatattttttattatttgcgatttttaatttttttggggagatTATTTGGCGTGGAAGTGTAGAGGTGTATTTTacagtccgtgcaccctacatttggtcttacagacatttttttttataatttcttataatttgttgaatttttttgatcATCTGGTTTTCGTGTGTGAAGTTTTGATACAAATTGGCGGCAGTCAGTATTCTTCGGTACACTGAgcgtaattttcgtaaattcatTCATACACTGAGAGAAATAGTTCGAagattttagtagaattttgagatttttagaATTTGACTTGAATAATTTGCCTATTTTTTGTACAAggggaaaatattttgtgattcggtacactgaacgaaaattaattgtttctacactgagagaaaaatagtccaatattttacaaattgtttgaaatttttgattttaagtttTGAAGTGGTTGTTTTACGAACAATTGTTTACacttcaagaaattttgtgGTAATTTTGGTGCAGTGTGAGAAtttgatacactgaaagaaaaattttgtaaatttttgtttttgcatttttgggcattttgtgcaaatttattgatttttcggcCAGTTTTCGCTGTCGATAAGTGCGTGTTCACATACTTTAcgagtttttgtgaatttttgtgacgctaaattattttcaatatgccAGTTAATACATTCGCGCGATTCATTAGAGCCGCTGATGCGGTTGTGAAGTTTGGGACACGGGTTAGCTCTTTGAAGGAGGAGAATTTAGATGTTTATCCTCTAAGGGCTCAGGTCGAAGAGGCGAAATCACTCTGGGAGAAAGTGAAAGAGAGGTATGAGGAGTGTTTAGACGATCTTCAGGAGGATTCAGATAAGGGAAAGGTAGAATCTGCTGACGGCAAGTATGAGGCAACTTATGATGCCTATATTCGTATTGTTTCCTCTATCGAAAGGAAAATAGACGGTCTAAAAGCCGTTCCTAGGGCGTCAACTCCTATACAGCAGGCCGATGTGGCGGATATTTCTGCTCGTTCTGGTAATGTGGATGTATCGGGAAATTCTCTTTTGTTAGGTGTTGACCATGGTGCGGTCCATAGTTTGGCGTTACCACCATGCGATATTGAGGTTTTCGATGGTGACTTTCAGTCTTGGCCAACATTTAGGGATTTGTTTACTGctgtttatgtaaaaaattcccGTCTGAGTGATATTGAGCGCTTGTGTCATTTGCTCAAAAAGACTAGTGGCGACGCCCGTGAAGTTGTAAGAAGATTTCCTCTCACTGATAGAAGTTTCGAGTTAGCTTGGAGGACGTTAAAGGAAACTTATGACAACTTGAGAATTTTAGTCAGCAATCAGTTGAAGCTTCTTTTTGACCTTCCGGTCTTAGACACCGAGACAAGTTCTGGGTTGAAGAACTTGCAGCGTGGTACAAATGCATGTATTTCGGCGATGGCTGTGAATAACGTTCCTACGAACGATTGGGAtccgattttgatatatttgtgtGTGCA contains these protein-coding regions:
- the LOC142233184 gene encoding uncharacterized protein LOC142233184; translation: MSDFSIEYILNRAGEKYDGTNGSVGVMKREHRQRYHPYEQGQHDQHQFQCSPQNAFMEQIPVLDWLQYTRYHPPKLQRTLRQGPAKRTPGRLPRIPFTPTQLQALESAYKASNYLSAEDANKLADSLELTNTRVKIWFQNRRARERRDRREKEESYDSTLSSNASSPEPDDIIDIV